The sequence CAGAGCTACTCTCTGAGGTAGGTATTAGcatctctgtctttaaaaatcaagaaacagaGCTTCACAAAAGCTTAAGTAGGTAAAGTTATACTGTACAGAACATTCACCTTCAATTCCTTTTACATCTCTGTACAATCCCTGTACCAGGGATTGTAGTATGCATCTCACCACACTCTCTTCTTTCTGAGTATTTATTGTATGTCCTAGTACAGTGGGCTCTagattaaatgatttattttaactcCTCCCAATCTGAAATGCTCTTGCTATACAAATGCTAAACTCAAGAGGGATTATTGCCTTCTAAGATCTTTTTGAAGAAGACCTTATCCCTGTTTGACTGTGAAGACTCTGAAGTTATAGAAGTGGAAGGAtacaataaagcaaaaaatataggaaaataaaaaagaaaaccaaaaagcaTGTAGAGGAAGAGAAGACAGCTGATAACAAGGGAGGGAAGGCCTCAGGTTCAAGCATCCATCAAGATGTGTCCCTTCTACTTTCAGGTTATATAGATGGTATAGGCAAGAAATAGGGTGCACAGGGTCAAGTTGGTAGTGAAGCCACATGCAGAAATAACAGCTGTTCAACTCCAGGCAAACCAATACATGGTCTATTTAAAGAGTTAAGAGAGAGATGCTAGGCTTTTGGAAGTGAGGAGAGCACACAGGAAAGACATAACACTAAGGGAAGAGAGGTGTCCTTCAAATCCCTCAGCCATGAGAAGTTCTGACATGTGATTATTTCTAGAGGTCAAAATTTGTCCCTGAATTTTCATACCCTAAGTCTGATTGTCTCTAAGCTAGTATTTGCTGAGATAAATTGCATCAGGTCATGAGAGGTGCAggtaattaacttttaaaaaaatttttctctcatattttcatGAAAGTTAAAGTTAtgaaaaatctataattttaaaatcctggTAAAtcaaccattttattttctccatgttgtcttttatttcttgtcaCCATGGGTTCTTATACACATACTGACATGGTAATTTTTCTGCATCATATTATAACCATCTTCTCCACTTTGCCTGGAAAAATTCTACTAATTAATTGAATGTTGGCTGAAATAATACTTTCTGAGGAaagcttttcatgacttttaaaaattaactaggTTTTCCCCTGTAGGAACTACCTATTGTATTCTGAACTTCTCTCTTGTAGCACTTAATTATAACAAGCTTAGAAAGACTTCAGGGTATGTGATGACTGTATTTGAATATTTGTGGAATATGTGTTCTTTGACTGTAGTTAAAAGTTGCAAAGAAGATTTTCTGAGTAGGGCCAGTATTCTGTGTTGCCAGGATCCTGTATGGCACATGGCATAAAGGAGTGCTGATTGGTTACAGATGTGCAGAGAAAATAACTTAATAATCAACATATGATAGTAAGGTCCCTGTAAGTCCAGCTGCAGCTGAATGCAGAGTTCATATCAGGGAAGATGCAGACAGGATTTCAGCAAATATGGAAAAATGCATGTGCAGATATGTGAGCCAAAAAACGTACATGTGCAAATATATGAGCAGATATGCATATGGGGTAGGATGAGTGAGATGAAAAATACTTTCAGAGATCCTTTTTACTCTGTGGGTTCAGGGTTCTACTGTTATTCTTGTGCAGGCTCAGAAAGTACTCAGTTTACAACACACCCAATTTGGGGAGGTggttttttctcccctctctttccttctcctgcccAGGAGAATGTTTCTTGAAAGTCCATTCCCAGTGTTATTGTTTCAATGTATTCAGAGGTATGTCTAAGCCAGGAAAAGATCCCAACAAGCAAGGATGGTTGTCTTTGAGAACCGTGAGTGAAGATATTTGGATATCATCATGACAGAGTACTTTCATGAGCCTTAAAGTCTGTGTACAAATCCACCAAACTTGATTCCTATCTCCTCCTGATTCTATCCTTTACATGTAATCTTTCCAGTCACTTTCTAGTCATTTTCAAGACCCAGAACAGCTGAAATCCATGTGAATCCAATCTCCATtcttttctactttaattttccAGTCACTTACTCCAGGCTCTGGGCACCACCGCTTCTCATTTTTGCTTTAGACTTCAAGGATATCTGTATTTATTTACCAAGCATTTAGCTGGCTTTGATATACTATGATTTTGacttatatctatatatttatcagTAATATCTCTGTTTACCTATTCCTGATATTAGTCCATATCTTATGCTGAAATTGCCTCTATGTGACAGTCTCCCCAGCGGCCGTCTAGGGTCAGGCCAAGACAAGGCAGTCATTTCACCCTTAGCAGATCTAAGGAGAACTATGACTTAAAGGGATAATTTTCTACCAGTCATGAACTTCTCTCCGATGGAGACTGCAACCCCGTTAGTAGTGGGAATTTCATGATAGTGGTCACCTGTCAGTTTTCAGGTATGAGACATTTGGCTACCTGTATCCATgaggtttgttttcttcttccctttcctctgtgtCCAGGTGTCTTTCTCCATTGTAATGTTATCTCActagtttttttctaattttcaaggTAGCACTGACCCCACGGAATGAGATTTCAACATGAAGAACTCCAATAGCTCTCTGGAGTTCTTACCTACAACACTCATTCTGGTTGGTATCCCAGGGCTGAAGGCAGAGCACATCTGGATGTCCATCCCCTTTGGCCTGATGTACATTATCATCTTCCTTGGGAATGGCACCATTCTTCATGTCATCCGAATGAACTCTGCTCTACACCAGCCCATGTACCTCTTTCTTGCCATGTTGGCACTGGCTGAGATTGGTGTCTCTGCATCCACTCTGCCTACAGTGCTAGGCATCTTCCTTTTTGGCACCACTGAGATTAGCTTTGATGAATGTCTTCTCCAGATGTTCTGCATTCATTCTTTCTCCATTATGGAGTCAGCTGTGTTGCTGGCCATGTCTGTCGATCGATTTGTGGCTATCTACAGCCCACTGCGCTATACAGCCATCCTAACCCTGCCCCGAATCTTTGGCACAGGAGTTGTCATTGggctgaaaagcattatgctcaTGGCCCCATTGCCCATGCTCTTACGGCGCCTGCCCTTCTGTGGCCATAATGTCCTCTCCCATTCTTATTGCCTTCACCCCAACCTCATCCATCTACCTTGTGGGGACACTTCTATCAATAATATCTATGGGCTTTTCATTGTTACCAGCACTTTTGGGCTGGATTCACTGCTCATTGTGGTCTCCTATGGACTTATACTTTACACAGTACTGAATATTGCCACTGGGGAGGAGCGTAAGAAGGCACTCAACACATGTGTCTCACATATCTGTGCTGTGCTGGTTTATTATGTGCCTATGATTGGCTTATCAATGGTGCACCGCTTTGGACACCATGTGTCCCCTTTGCTGCATTCTCTGATGGCCAATGCTTACCTATTCTTCCCACCCCTTGTCAACCCCATAGTGTATAGCATTAAGACCAAGGAAATTCGTCGTAGCATTGTCCAAATGCTGTCAGAGAAGAGATCCAGAGTTTAGATGAAGTGCAAAGTAGGAAGGGACTTTTTTTCTATAATCACAAGTGGTTCTAGATAGCACATTCTGAAAATGGTGTTACCTTAAAATACAGTATCTGACAGGAGGCTCTCCATAATCTAGCCAGGAACCAGTTTCACTCCAGAGTGGGAGTGAAAATGAGGCTGGGTTATGTTTAACAGAACAGAACAATATAAAGAATTGgtggtattttaaaacatgtttgacAAGAAGTTTTCTATTCCCTTGCATAGCTGGAGCAGGAATGAAAGAAAGAGTGGTTATGAAAATACAGAACTTCCCATAAAGAAAATGTACTCAGGAGCTTGAAGGTGTTCTGGGATTCTGTTGATCCCTATgttagaggagaaaagaaattgaaatggaTTACCTTCTCTTGAGTTGTTGGTATAAGCTCATCGGCAGTAGAAAACACTAGCTCACTCAAAGAAGGCTTCCAATACTGGCTCCGATATGGTATTCATCCATCTTTACCAAGGTCCTAaactgagagtcccaaagattaCAAATTTTGCTCATTATGCAATATTTTGAAAGTCTCCCATCCAGGATGCAGAATCTTTCAAAAGAGCAAGAATCCCTTTGTGAACATTAACATTTTCTGTCTGATTAGATATTTCTTTGCAGATATtagaaataatactttaaaatttacatcTGTACTTTCAGGGAAAGGAACTAAGACTTTTGAGATGCAAAGGTACACTAGGCACTTCATTTCAGCCACtgctcacaacaatcctatgaggtagtgttaatgcaattattattattatttttcagatgaaaagCAGTTGTTTAGAAATAGTAATCGACTTGCTCAAATCTATACATCTAAGAGCTTGCTTTGGAATCTAGTTGAGTCAAACTCCAGAGTCTAAGTTATTAACCTCTAAACTATGCTGTCAATTGAGCAAGAACGGCAGCTTTCAGGATCCTTTTTACTAGTTAGTCAAGTAACATTAATTGAGAATGCTGAGCATGTCAGGTACAAGAGAGATAAAATGGTGACCAAAGAGACCATGTGCCTTTCTTTCCTCATGaagtttagaaataatttttccagctccatttttttaatctttatcaCTTTATTTTCCTGAGGTCCAGTTTCAAAGACAATCTCAGGATCTGACAAAATCCTAGAAAATCACACAATGAGGTTTCTAGAAGTCTCTGGTTATCTATAAAGTTCAATAATGAGCAGAACCCAATATGACTTGATAGAAAAATATCAAGATTGATTCCATCTTTTCCTGCCATTATATTTACTATCCTAACTTAAAGTTTAGACATTTTGAAACTGCcttgatcttttatttcttcaacagggtaaatttataaataatttaattcagaTAGTTATGAAGCTAAGTTATAAATTAGAACATGAGAAAAAATCATGA is a genomic window of Phyllostomus discolor isolate MPI-MPIP mPhyDis1 chromosome 6, mPhyDis1.pri.v3, whole genome shotgun sequence containing:
- the LOC114500780 gene encoding LOW QUALITY PROTEIN: olfactory receptor 51J1 (The sequence of the model RefSeq protein was modified relative to this genomic sequence to represent the inferred CDS: inserted 1 base in 1 codon; deleted 1 base in 1 codon; substituted 1 base at 1 genomic stop codon); protein product: MKNSNSSLEFLPTTLILVGIPGLKAEHIWMSIPFGLMYIIIFLGNGTILHVIRMNSALHQPMYLFLAMLALAEIGVSASTLPTVLGIFLFGTTEISFDECLXPDVLHSFFLHYGVSCVAGHVCRSICGYLQPTALYSHPNPAPNLWHRSCHWAEKHYAHGPIAHALTAPALLWPXCPLPFLLPSPQPIHLPCGDTSINNIYGLFIVTSTFGLDSLLIVVSYGLILYTVLNIATGEERKKALNTCVSHICAVLVYYVPMIGLSMVHRFGHHVSPLLHSLMANAYLFFPPLVNPIVYSIKTKEIRRSIVQMLSEKRSRV